Proteins encoded within one genomic window of Actinomycetes bacterium:
- a CDS encoding Rieske 2Fe-2S domain-containing protein: MRITGTGHASLYMETSAGSILCDPWVNPAYFASWFPFPDNSQLDWQQLGQCDYLYVSHLHRDHFDAKNLAENIRKDTTVLFPDFPTSSMEDELRELGFNNLERLPNEEVVDVGSGVRLMIQAMTAPTDGPLGDSSIWIDDNGLRVLNQNDARPAELAMFAELGHVHAHFLQFSGAIWYPMVYDLPPAAKQAFGKQKRERQLDRSLRYVEDLRASWVFPMAGPPCFLDDELWQFNDIFEDEGNIFPDQQVFTDFMVDQGHDNGIILLPGSVAELNTEAVAVEHPVENVRDFFSTESKRKHLEAYRDRQRIVIAEERASWSHPEIDVLAVLQERFEPIMEQAEQIAHGIGGPVLFELTAPLPEEGEDPPVLEEVVFDFTTRKVRRPLPEDKPRYRFRTQRRLIEHLLYTEEEDWVNHLFLSARFSAKRIGQYNEFVYTFFKCLTDERVNYVEGWYAEQQPDAEDIELGDWVVQRRCPHLKADLSRFGEIEGDTLQCLLHGWKFDLPSGRCLTSAGHEIRASRVE, encoded by the coding sequence GTGCGCATCACTGGTACCGGTCACGCCAGCCTGTACATGGAGACCTCCGCAGGCAGCATCCTGTGCGACCCGTGGGTGAACCCGGCCTATTTCGCTTCGTGGTTCCCGTTTCCCGACAACTCACAGTTGGATTGGCAACAACTCGGGCAGTGCGATTACCTGTACGTTTCGCACCTGCATCGGGATCACTTCGACGCCAAGAATCTGGCCGAGAACATCCGCAAAGACACCACGGTGCTGTTCCCGGACTTCCCGACCAGTTCGATGGAAGACGAACTGCGCGAACTGGGCTTCAACAACCTGGAACGGCTGCCCAACGAAGAAGTTGTCGATGTCGGCAGTGGTGTTCGTCTGATGATTCAGGCCATGACCGCCCCCACCGACGGGCCGCTGGGTGACTCGTCGATCTGGATCGATGACAACGGCCTGCGAGTGCTGAACCAAAACGATGCTCGGCCCGCCGAACTCGCCATGTTCGCGGAACTGGGTCACGTGCACGCGCACTTCCTGCAATTCTCCGGCGCCATTTGGTACCCGATGGTCTACGACCTACCGCCCGCTGCGAAGCAGGCGTTCGGCAAGCAAAAGCGAGAGCGGCAACTAGACCGCTCACTGCGCTACGTAGAGGATCTGCGGGCTAGTTGGGTGTTCCCAATGGCCGGTCCGCCCTGCTTCCTGGATGACGAGTTGTGGCAGTTCAACGACATCTTCGAGGACGAGGGAAATATCTTCCCCGACCAGCAGGTATTCACCGACTTCATGGTGGATCAGGGCCACGACAACGGCATCATTCTGCTCCCCGGATCGGTGGCAGAGTTGAACACCGAGGCAGTTGCGGTGGAACACCCAGTCGAGAACGTGCGTGATTTCTTCAGCACCGAAAGCAAGCGCAAGCACTTAGAGGCCTACCGCGATCGGCAGCGCATCGTTATCGCCGAGGAACGGGCCTCCTGGTCACACCCGGAGATCGACGTGCTGGCAGTGCTGCAAGAGCGGTTTGAGCCAATCATGGAACAGGCCGAACAGATTGCCCACGGCATCGGCGGCCCCGTCCTGTTCGAACTGACCGCCCCCTTGCCAGAGGAGGGTGAGGATCCGCCGGTGCTTGAAGAGGTGGTCTTCGACTTCACCACTCGTAAAGTTCGCCGGCCGCTACCTGAGGACAAGCCGCGTTATCGGTTCCGGACTCAGCGACGCTTGATCGAACATCTGCTGTACACGGAAGAAGAGGATTGGGTGAACCACCTGTTCCTGTCGGCCCGATTCAGTGCCAAGCGGATTGGTCAGTACAACGAGTTTGTTTACACCTTCTTCAAATGCCTCACCGACGAACGAGTCAACTACGTCGAGGGTTGGTATGCCGAACAGCAGCCTGACGCCGAAGACATCGAGTTGGGCGATTGGGTCGTGCAGCGTCGCTGCCCCCATCTCAAGGCTGACCTATCACGGTTCGGCGAGATCGAAGGCGACACGCTGCAATGTTTGCTGCATGGCTGGAAATTCGATCTGCCCTCAGGTCGTTGTCTGACTAGCGCCGGCCATGAGATTCGGGCTTCCCGAGTCGAGTAA
- a CDS encoding aldehyde dehydrogenase family protein, whose protein sequence is MPTTDHTFASTSPADNRVIGNYRLMNSEEVAEVVDRARIAGNWWRELGFAERRKRILRFKSLLVRRAEEIAELVHAENGKPREDALLEVVLTVDHLNWAANNAEGTLRRRSVRPGLLTLNQAATVAYQPLGVVGVIGPWNYPVFTPMGSIIYALAAGNAVVFKPSEYTTAVGEWLVQAFGEVVTEQPVLQLATGRGDTGAALCQTGTDKISFTGSTATGKKVMAECADSLTPIVLECGGKDAVLVDYDANLAKAADVVAFGAFSNAGQTCAGVELVYVHEKVADEFIQLLAERTASVRPGTAADADFGPMTMPRQIDVVHRHLDAALADGGKAVVGGTGSIHGSLISPVLLTEVPEDSAAVREETFGPVVVVNRVRDLDEAVDRANGSEYGLGASIFSGSRERMEQAASRLQVGMVSMNAWLMYAGAPALPWGGVKQSGFGRLHGVDGLREFARAKSTTRERFPIPLKLTSFARHPRTTNVLLQISQLLHGRRS, encoded by the coding sequence ATGCCGACGACTGACCACACTTTTGCTAGCACATCACCCGCCGATAACCGGGTTATCGGGAACTACCGGCTGATGAATAGCGAGGAGGTCGCCGAGGTCGTCGATCGGGCACGTATCGCGGGGAACTGGTGGCGCGAGTTGGGATTTGCCGAGCGGCGCAAGCGAATCCTGCGATTCAAATCGCTACTTGTTCGCCGAGCGGAGGAGATCGCTGAACTCGTTCACGCCGAGAACGGCAAACCTCGCGAAGATGCACTGCTGGAAGTTGTGCTCACCGTCGATCACTTGAACTGGGCAGCCAACAACGCTGAGGGCACCTTGCGCCGCCGATCGGTGCGACCAGGCCTGCTGACCTTGAATCAGGCCGCCACCGTGGCGTACCAACCGCTGGGCGTCGTGGGAGTCATCGGCCCGTGGAACTACCCGGTGTTCACGCCCATGGGCTCCATCATCTACGCCCTCGCCGCTGGCAACGCCGTGGTCTTCAAACCTTCGGAATACACCACCGCTGTTGGCGAGTGGCTTGTCCAAGCTTTCGGCGAAGTCGTCACCGAACAACCAGTCCTGCAGCTTGCCACTGGGCGCGGTGACACCGGTGCAGCGCTCTGCCAAACAGGCACCGACAAGATCTCCTTCACCGGCTCGACGGCTACCGGCAAAAAGGTTATGGCCGAATGCGCCGATTCGTTAACACCGATCGTGTTGGAATGCGGTGGCAAAGACGCGGTGTTGGTGGACTACGACGCAAACCTGGCCAAGGCAGCAGATGTAGTCGCCTTCGGCGCCTTTTCTAACGCTGGTCAGACCTGCGCTGGCGTGGAACTGGTCTATGTCCACGAAAAAGTGGCAGACGAGTTCATCCAACTGCTCGCGGAGCGGACCGCATCGGTACGACCGGGCACTGCAGCGGATGCCGACTTCGGCCCCATGACGATGCCAAGACAGATTGATGTGGTGCACCGGCATCTGGACGCGGCCCTCGCTGACGGCGGCAAGGCCGTCGTTGGTGGCACGGGCAGCATCCACGGCTCATTGATTTCTCCGGTATTGCTCACGGAAGTCCCCGAAGACAGCGCGGCGGTGCGGGAGGAAACCTTCGGTCCGGTGGTAGTCGTCAATCGGGTACGCGATCTCGACGAAGCCGTTGACCGGGCTAACGGCTCCGAATATGGACTAGGCGCCTCGATCTTTTCCGGTTCACGCGAGCGCATGGAACAAGCTGCCAGTCGTCTGCAGGTCGGCATGGTCAGCATGAATGCGTGGCTGATGTACGCCGGTGCCCCGGCCTTGCCCTGGGGTGGCGTCAAGCAATCTGGCTTCGGCCGACTGCATGGCGTCGATGGTCTACGTGAGTTTGCCCGCGCTAAATCAACCACCCGCGAGCGGTTCCCTATCCCGTTGAAACTGACCAGCTTCGCTCGCCACCCCCGCACCACCAACGTGCTGTTGCAGATCAGCCAACTGCTGCACGGCCGCCGCAGCTAG
- a CDS encoding carbohydrate-binding protein, which produces MQSILVRVALPLFAAVSLIFSVTAAPAGATALVPPSPNLYDEAEVGLGEFTAVCDYTGLRDTIDPIVAPGSTAFAHAHDFFGNTEVAADSTTASLRENSATNCDPVEDASSYWIPSLLQNGQPLDATSLTAYYFVKQPMDPAQLQDMPAGMKLIAGNAKAQSPQPLDRVAWTCLGQSEMHRTIPDCGGRTLQLAVFFPQCWDGVNTDSADHVSHVAYAQPAVGCPDSHPYLIPQLELQFRWQPEPGAQLDVASDVMMGQSNGITAHADFMNGWELATLKDRTDNCLRWPVVCLTNGEDRRISQGTMPPDLVQPPTPVPPPLPGDEPTPTPTPTPEPSEEPVRSAFDRVEAESFDDQTGVLTEGTSDAGGGENIGWLANGDWARYDRVDFGDGADELRARLASAAASDGRLEVRLDAVDGPVVASVPMVNTGGWQSWESVDAPLTETVTGVHDVYLLVVNEPAWQEIGNVNWLKFGAVAPEPEPTPTPTPTQEPTPEPSPTQEPTPTPTPEPTQEPTRSAFERIEAESFADQAGIQTEGTSDDGGGDNVGWLANGDWTRYDRIDFGEGAAEVDLRVASAVTTNGRLEVRLDTLDSPSVASVAMPNTGGWQSWRTVTAQLSESVSGSHDVYLVVVNDPAWQDVGNVNWITFTATQPPEYGLFYGEGRVDNRDFWDSQRGIGFSVASQGAHPGQQRLEDALQRVSDLGYTTIRTWGAGGYTERILQAIEDLNLNLKVQVGVWISTDSGSRDLLDRALTTVEGHEEHVLSLSLGNEQLADWNTSDMTPAQLADQIEYIRQRSTVPLTYNFSDATFRSGSSFWSRGGADVLPLLDYVNVHDYGATFAYDNRWNPSYTPAVQLQIIRSDSDWVAGLFDSLGLAAMPVVLGETGWQSAGYSPQVTSAANAAAYAEGVARYLYAEDSRFDSMYYFNLSDESWKGGDDHWGLYREGIDESLGEAKFDLAELRAINRGSMN; this is translated from the coding sequence ATGCAGTCAATACTCGTCCGAGTTGCCCTACCGCTATTCGCGGCGGTCAGCCTGATCTTCTCAGTCACTGCGGCACCGGCGGGAGCTACCGCTCTGGTACCGCCGTCACCGAATCTCTACGACGAAGCGGAGGTGGGGCTGGGTGAATTCACGGCCGTGTGTGACTACACCGGCCTGCGCGACACTATCGACCCCATCGTGGCACCGGGCAGCACCGCATTTGCTCATGCTCATGACTTCTTCGGCAACACCGAAGTCGCCGCCGATTCCACAACTGCCAGTCTGCGGGAAAACTCCGCCACCAACTGCGATCCAGTCGAAGACGCCTCGTCGTACTGGATCCCGAGCCTGTTACAAAACGGGCAACCATTGGACGCTACATCGCTGACGGCCTATTACTTCGTCAAGCAGCCGATGGATCCAGCGCAGTTGCAGGACATGCCGGCGGGTATGAAGTTGATCGCGGGCAACGCCAAAGCGCAGTCACCGCAGCCGCTGGATCGAGTTGCTTGGACGTGTTTGGGGCAGTCGGAAATGCACCGCACTATTCCCGATTGCGGCGGTCGCACCTTGCAGTTGGCAGTGTTCTTCCCGCAGTGTTGGGACGGCGTCAACACTGACTCGGCCGATCACGTCAGTCATGTCGCCTACGCACAACCTGCAGTCGGCTGCCCGGACTCGCACCCTTACCTGATCCCACAACTGGAACTGCAGTTCCGTTGGCAGCCAGAGCCGGGTGCACAGTTGGACGTCGCGAGCGACGTCATGATGGGTCAAAGTAACGGCATCACCGCGCACGCCGACTTCATGAACGGCTGGGAACTGGCCACCCTCAAGGACCGCACTGACAACTGCCTGCGCTGGCCAGTGGTGTGCTTGACCAACGGTGAGGATCGCCGGATCAGTCAAGGCACGATGCCACCCGATCTGGTGCAACCGCCCACGCCGGTACCACCGCCGCTACCCGGTGACGAACCAACACCAACACCAACACCAACGCCGGAACCCAGCGAGGAGCCCGTCCGTTCAGCCTTTGACCGCGTTGAAGCGGAATCCTTCGATGATCAGACGGGCGTGCTGACCGAAGGCACGAGCGACGCCGGTGGCGGTGAAAATATCGGGTGGTTGGCCAACGGCGACTGGGCTCGCTACGACCGAGTTGACTTTGGTGACGGCGCCGACGAGCTGCGGGCTCGGCTAGCTAGTGCGGCAGCTAGTGACGGTCGACTAGAGGTGCGATTGGACGCCGTCGACGGCCCCGTGGTGGCCTCGGTCCCGATGGTCAATACCGGCGGGTGGCAGTCCTGGGAATCGGTTGATGCGCCGCTGACCGAGACCGTCACCGGCGTTCACGACGTCTACCTGCTGGTAGTCAATGAGCCTGCCTGGCAGGAGATCGGCAACGTCAACTGGCTGAAGTTCGGCGCCGTTGCACCGGAACCGGAACCAACCCCAACCCCAACCCCAACTCAGGAGCCAACCCCGGAGCCTTCACCCACTCAAGAACCCACACCCACGCCAACGCCGGAACCGACCCAGGAACCGACGCGCTCGGCGTTTGAGCGGATCGAAGCGGAGTCCTTTGCCGACCAAGCCGGTATCCAGACCGAGGGCACCAGCGACGACGGTGGCGGTGACAACGTCGGTTGGTTGGCCAATGGCGACTGGACGCGGTACGACCGCATCGACTTCGGTGAAGGTGCCGCCGAGGTAGACCTACGCGTAGCGAGTGCCGTCACCACTAACGGTCGACTGGAGGTACGTCTCGACACCTTGGACAGCCCCTCGGTAGCGAGCGTGGCGATGCCCAACACCGGTGGCTGGCAGTCCTGGCGCACGGTGACCGCGCAACTCTCCGAATCGGTGTCTGGCAGCCACGACGTCTACCTGGTCGTCGTAAACGATCCGGCGTGGCAGGACGTCGGCAACGTCAACTGGATCACCTTCACCGCCACTCAACCACCGGAGTACGGCCTGTTTTACGGCGAGGGCCGAGTGGATAATCGCGACTTCTGGGACTCCCAGCGCGGCATCGGGTTCTCAGTGGCATCCCAAGGCGCCCACCCTGGCCAGCAACGGCTGGAAGATGCACTACAACGGGTATCGGATCTTGGGTACACCACCATCCGCACCTGGGGAGCTGGCGGATACACCGAGCGGATTCTGCAGGCAATCGAGGATCTGAATCTTAACTTGAAAGTGCAGGTGGGGGTGTGGATCAGCACCGACAGCGGTTCGCGTGACCTGCTTGATCGAGCGCTAACCACGGTCGAGGGCCACGAAGAACACGTACTGTCGTTGTCCTTGGGTAATGAGCAACTGGCTGACTGGAACACCTCGGATATGACGCCAGCTCAGCTAGCAGATCAGATCGAGTACATCCGGCAACGCTCGACGGTTCCGCTGACCTACAACTTCTCCGACGCTACCTTCCGCTCCGGCAGTAGTTTCTGGTCCCGGGGCGGGGCAGACGTGCTTCCCCTTCTCGACTACGTGAATGTGCATGACTACGGCGCAACCTTCGCCTACGACAACCGCTGGAACCCGAGTTACACCCCGGCGGTACAACTGCAGATCATCCGATCGGACTCGGATTGGGTTGCGGGTCTATTCGACTCACTGGGGCTGGCAGCAATGCCAGTCGTGCTGGGTGAGACCGGCTGGCAAAGTGCCGGCTATTCTCCGCAAGTCACCAGCGCCGCTAACGCCGCTGCCTACGCCGAGGGGGTAGCGCGTTACTTGTACGCCGAGGACAGCCGATTTGACTCGATGTACTACTTCAACTTGTCCGATGAGTCCTGGAAGGGTGGCGACGATCACTGGGGGCTGTATCGGGAAGGAATCGACGAGTCACTCGGTGAGGCGAAGTTCGACTTGGCTGAACTGCGTGCGATCAACCGTGGCTCGATGAACTAG
- a CDS encoding universal stress protein → MQANNQVLVVADDGSPGADAVWLWLSEQQWPGWSVKVVTATDRLPAEVSAANADDVCEWHPPHPRPALPGSELAEVQHLVGVGDPREVLPSVGGTALAVGPRGHGRCRALTLGSTSEHLLHTMPRPLFVIRHPRPIRQVVACTDGSESATAAIALLASMPWLAQCDVAVVTAVEPDLDPESAIAPAVAQLRPLARSVDPVILEPDSDQVFYHVRDLIFAEVRAREADLVVHGSRGLSELRGLQVGAIASSLARHAPCSALVVCRPPSSSSHG, encoded by the coding sequence ATGCAGGCCAACAACCAGGTGCTAGTGGTGGCTGATGACGGCTCGCCGGGTGCTGATGCGGTGTGGCTGTGGCTATCTGAGCAGCAGTGGCCGGGATGGTCGGTCAAGGTGGTGACCGCGACCGACCGACTGCCGGCTGAGGTGAGTGCGGCCAATGCCGACGATGTTTGCGAATGGCACCCACCACATCCGCGACCGGCGCTGCCTGGGTCGGAGCTTGCGGAGGTACAGCACCTAGTCGGTGTGGGTGATCCGCGGGAAGTACTGCCTTCGGTCGGTGGGACCGCACTGGCGGTCGGACCCCGCGGACATGGGCGATGCCGAGCTCTCACGCTAGGCAGTACATCCGAACATCTGCTGCACACCATGCCGCGACCTCTCTTCGTGATCCGCCACCCGCGCCCAATCCGGCAAGTCGTGGCCTGCACTGACGGCTCGGAGTCTGCCACCGCCGCGATAGCGCTACTCGCGTCGATGCCCTGGCTTGCCCAATGCGATGTCGCCGTCGTGACCGCGGTCGAACCTGATCTCGATCCGGAGAGCGCTATCGCCCCGGCAGTAGCGCAGTTGCGGCCGCTGGCCCGATCGGTCGATCCGGTGATACTGGAACCCGATTCAGATCAAGTCTTCTACCACGTGCGCGATTTGATCTTCGCTGAAGTGCGGGCCCGAGAAGCCGACCTCGTGGTGCACGGCTCCCGCGGGCTATCCGAATTACGGGGTCTACAAGTCGGTGCTATTGCCAGTTCGCTGGCTCGCCACGCTCCCTGCTCCGCCCTAGTGGTTTGCCGGCCGCCTAGTTCATCGAGCCACGGTTGA
- the nucS gene encoding endonuclease NucS, whose protein sequence is MRMLIARCSVDYAGKLSAHLPQATRLLLLKGDGSVLIHSESGSYKPLNWMNPPCTVAEPEGGVGQWRVVNRKGDEQLVIEVVEVLHDSSHELGEDPGLQKDGVEAHLQQLLADRLDPLGSDWSLVRREYPTAIGPVDLLCQDHTGASVAVEIKRRGEIDGVEQLTRYLDLLNRDPLLSPVRGVFAAQEIKPQARTLAEDRDIECVVLDYDEMRGLDSGGMKLF, encoded by the coding sequence GTGCGTATGCTGATCGCTCGTTGCTCGGTGGACTATGCCGGAAAGCTGTCTGCTCATCTACCGCAAGCCACCCGGCTGTTGTTGCTGAAAGGCGACGGCTCCGTGCTGATCCACAGCGAATCCGGTTCCTATAAGCCGCTGAACTGGATGAACCCGCCCTGCACGGTGGCCGAACCGGAAGGCGGCGTCGGGCAATGGCGGGTGGTCAATCGCAAGGGTGACGAGCAGCTAGTCATTGAAGTGGTTGAGGTACTGCACGACAGTAGCCATGAACTCGGTGAGGATCCGGGGCTGCAAAAGGATGGCGTGGAAGCTCACCTGCAGCAGTTGCTCGCTGACCGGCTAGACCCGTTGGGCTCCGATTGGTCGTTGGTTCGGCGGGAATACCCCACGGCCATTGGTCCGGTTGATCTGCTCTGCCAAGACCACACCGGGGCCAGCGTGGCCGTCGAAATCAAACGGCGAGGTGAAATTGATGGGGTGGAGCAACTGACCCGCTATCTAGATCTGCTCAATCGCGACCCGCTGTTATCGCCGGTGCGAGGTGTGTTTGCCGCCCAAGAGATTAAGCCGCAAGCGCGCACGCTAGCCGAGGATCGAGATATCGAGTGCGTCGTTTTGGACTACGACGAGATGCGCGGCCTCGATTCCGGCGGGATGAAACTGTTCTAG
- a CDS encoding protein meaA, translating into MSDSAGQAADRRPKDRPWMMRTYAGHSSAVESNKLYRRNLAKGQTGLSVAFDLPTQTGYDPDSLLARGEVGKVGVPVSHIGDMRALFTDIPLGEMNTSMTINATAMWLLALYQSVADEQGASPEQLQGTTQNDIIKEYLSRGTYVFPPGPSLRLITDMISYTVNNIPKWNPINICSYHLQEAGATPVQEIAYSMSTAMAVLDSVRDSGQVPEEEFGKVVARISFFVNAGVRFVEEMCKMRAFVQLWDEITQERYGVTDPKQRRFRYGVQVNSLGLTEAQPENNIQRIVLEMLAVTLSKDARARAIQLPAWNEALGLPRPWDQQWSLRIQQVLAYESDLLEYDDLFAGSTVVEGKVAELVAAARAEIDQVQEMGGAVAAVESGYMKQQLVGSHAARRARVEAGDDVVVGVNKFDTTEENPLLADLDAAIQTVDPAVEEAAQEAVRQWRADRDEDAAQESLAELRRVAATDENLMAASLACARAGVTTGEWGAALREAFGEYRAPTGVSGVVGVQEATDELAAVRESVQATGDALGGRLRMLVGKPGLDGHSNGAEQIAVRARDAGFEVVYQGIRLTPEQIVAAAVAEDVHVVGLSILSGSHMELVPDVVAGLKAAGLDDVPVVVGGIIPDSDGAGLLADGVAAVFTPKDYDATEIMGRIVDTIRAAHGMDPAAA; encoded by the coding sequence ATGTCGGACAGCGCAGGGCAGGCCGCAGATCGCAGGCCCAAGGATCGCCCGTGGATGATGCGGACCTACGCGGGCCACTCCTCAGCGGTGGAGTCCAACAAGCTCTATCGGCGCAACCTGGCGAAGGGTCAGACCGGATTGTCGGTCGCCTTTGATCTGCCCACGCAGACCGGCTACGACCCGGACAGTCTGCTCGCCCGCGGTGAGGTCGGCAAGGTCGGCGTCCCGGTATCCCACATTGGCGATATGCGGGCGCTGTTCACTGACATCCCACTGGGGGAAATGAACACCTCCATGACCATCAACGCCACGGCGATGTGGCTGCTGGCGCTTTACCAGAGCGTGGCCGATGAGCAGGGAGCATCACCGGAGCAACTGCAGGGCACCACCCAGAACGACATCATCAAGGAGTACCTGTCGAGGGGGACCTACGTCTTCCCACCAGGACCCAGCCTGCGGTTGATCACCGACATGATCTCCTACACGGTCAACAACATTCCCAAGTGGAATCCGATCAATATCTGCTCGTATCACCTGCAGGAGGCGGGTGCGACGCCGGTGCAAGAGATTGCCTACTCCATGAGCACTGCCATGGCGGTACTGGATTCGGTCCGCGACTCCGGCCAGGTCCCGGAGGAGGAGTTCGGCAAAGTCGTCGCTCGAATTTCCTTCTTCGTCAACGCCGGGGTGCGTTTCGTGGAGGAAATGTGCAAGATGCGCGCCTTCGTCCAACTGTGGGACGAGATCACCCAAGAGCGCTACGGCGTCACCGACCCCAAGCAGCGCCGCTTCCGCTACGGCGTTCAGGTGAACTCGTTGGGCTTGACTGAAGCCCAACCGGAGAACAACATTCAGCGGATCGTGCTGGAAATGCTCGCGGTGACCTTGAGCAAAGACGCCCGCGCTCGTGCGATCCAGTTGCCCGCGTGGAACGAAGCGCTGGGCTTACCTCGCCCGTGGGATCAGCAGTGGAGCCTGCGGATCCAGCAAGTGTTGGCCTACGAGTCCGACTTGTTGGAATACGACGACCTCTTCGCGGGCAGCACCGTGGTGGAGGGCAAGGTGGCCGAGTTGGTTGCCGCCGCCCGCGCCGAAATTGACCAGGTGCAGGAGATGGGCGGCGCGGTCGCCGCGGTGGAATCCGGCTACATGAAGCAGCAACTCGTCGGATCGCACGCGGCTAGGCGCGCTCGAGTTGAGGCTGGCGACGATGTCGTCGTTGGCGTGAATAAGTTCGACACCACCGAGGAGAATCCGCTGCTGGCGGATCTGGACGCGGCCATCCAAACCGTGGACCCGGCGGTGGAAGAAGCTGCTCAGGAAGCAGTACGGCAGTGGCGGGCAGATCGAGACGAAGACGCGGCTCAGGAGTCGCTGGCCGAGTTGCGGCGAGTTGCGGCCACCGACGAGAACCTGATGGCTGCCAGTCTCGCCTGCGCGCGAGCCGGCGTCACCACTGGTGAGTGGGGTGCTGCCCTGCGCGAGGCGTTCGGTGAGTACCGCGCTCCCACCGGAGTCAGCGGCGTCGTGGGCGTGCAAGAGGCCACTGATGAGTTGGCAGCGGTCCGTGAGTCGGTGCAGGCCACCGGTGACGCGTTGGGCGGCCGACTGCGTATGTTGGTCGGCAAGCCCGGGCTAGATGGTCACTCCAACGGAGCCGAGCAGATCGCAGTACGTGCCCGAGACGCTGGTTTCGAGGTGGTCTATCAGGGCATTCGGCTGACTCCGGAGCAGATCGTGGCAGCGGCAGTTGCTGAGGATGTTCATGTCGTGGGTTTGTCGATCCTGTCCGGTTCGCACATGGAACTCGTGCCCGACGTGGTGGCGGGCCTGAAAGCAGCTGGGCTAGATGATGTGCCGGTGGTCGTCGGCGGCATCATTCCGGACAGCGACGGTGCTGGGCTGCTGGCCGACGGTGTTGCGGCGGTGTTCACCCCCAAGGACTATGACGCCACCGAGATCATGGGTCGCATTGTCGATACAATCCGAGCCGCCCACGGAATGGACCCGGCAGCGGCCTAG
- a CDS encoding zinc-binding alcohol dehydrogenase family protein, whose product MHSARAVECRFAASGTAADSIFDHETTVPDPGGRDLLVQITAVSVNPIDTKVRRRMTPDSEPRVLGWDAAGTVVATGPAAEFFSPGDQVYYAGTLVRPGSNCELQIVDERLVGRMPNSLDAAAAAAVPLTAITAWELLVDRMGVTADSTVLIVGAAGGVGSMAVQLAKDCGAYVVGTASRMESQEWVTSLGADLVIDHHQSLADQLADDDAPEVSHVALLTHSEQYFTTAAELLAPQGALGMIDDPAEPVDVTLLKPKSLSLHWESMFTRSVYLTPDMVRQHEILNRVADLIDAGQLRSTLTQQLGPISAASLIAGHEQLESHGTIGKLVVSGWPQ is encoded by the coding sequence ATGCACTCAGCCCGCGCGGTGGAATGCCGCTTTGCTGCCAGCGGCACCGCCGCAGACTCGATATTCGACCACGAGACCACCGTGCCGGACCCCGGCGGACGGGACCTGCTGGTGCAGATCACGGCGGTGTCGGTAAACCCGATCGATACCAAGGTGCGCCGGCGGATGACTCCAGACAGCGAGCCACGCGTGTTGGGCTGGGACGCTGCCGGCACCGTCGTTGCCACCGGCCCGGCAGCAGAGTTCTTCTCCCCCGGGGATCAGGTCTACTACGCCGGAACCCTGGTGCGGCCCGGCAGCAACTGCGAACTGCAGATCGTGGACGAGCGACTAGTGGGCCGGATGCCTAACTCGTTGGATGCAGCCGCAGCGGCAGCGGTACCACTCACTGCCATCACCGCCTGGGAGTTACTCGTTGACCGCATGGGGGTCACGGCGGACAGCACCGTGCTGATCGTGGGAGCGGCTGGCGGCGTCGGTTCGATGGCCGTGCAGTTGGCTAAAGACTGCGGTGCCTACGTGGTCGGTACCGCCTCTCGGATGGAGAGTCAGGAGTGGGTTACCTCACTCGGGGCCGATCTGGTGATCGACCATCATCAGTCGCTAGCAGATCAGCTGGCGGATGATGATGCTCCCGAAGTGAGCCACGTTGCGCTGCTGACCCACTCTGAGCAGTACTTCACGACTGCTGCGGAGTTATTGGCGCCGCAGGGAGCGCTGGGAATGATCGACGATCCTGCCGAGCCGGTGGATGTGACGCTACTCAAACCCAAGAGCCTGTCGCTGCATTGGGAGTCCATGTTTACCCGGTCGGTCTACCTCACCCCGGATATGGTTCGGCAGCACGAAATCCTGAATCGAGTCGCCGACCTGATCGATGCCGGCCAACTCCGCAGCACGCTGACACAACAGTTGGGCCCGATCAGCGCCGCGAGCCTGATTGCTGGCCACGAGCAGCTGGAATCCCACGGCACCATCGGAAAACTGGTGGTGTCGGGCTGGCCGCAGTAA